GCCGTCACTGCCGTCGGGGACGTATCGGCAAGGTTAAGGGTGTAATCCGCTTCGTTCAGCCCATCGATGGGTTCTAGGGTGATCTCCACCACGTTTTCGCGGCGGACACGCTCCAAACGCACCCGCCGGTTTTCGGCGGCAGTGGCACGCTCTGCATCACCAGCAGCGGTGTAGTAATCGCGGAGTGTTTCCTCCAAGCCAATGGCAAAGGTGAGGATTGCCCCGAAGGTGTTCAACGACGACATAGTGCCTCTGATTATAGTTATAGACGTTACGCAGTTGCTCGCATCCCTAAGTACGACCACATTGAAAACACGGGGTAGAGACCCCCACCCTCTGCGACCCGCCTTCGGCATGTATCCGTTTCCGGTAAACGGAGAGGGGGATTTTCCCCCTTCTCCCCTACAACTCGCCTCTCCGTAGGGGTGACCTTGTGTGGTCGCCCGCCGCTAAAGCAGCGGGCTAAGAATGACCACCCCTTCGGGGCTTAGAAGGCAAAAGACGCCGTTCGTCTTTCCCCCTTTCCCTGTCTACGGGGAAAGGGGCGGGGGATAGGGGTTCTTTGGGAAGTTTTCCTGATGAACTACCGGGCTTTTGGACGCCCTACAAGGTGTCCCTACAACCAGCGCTCGATCAAAATCTTCCGATCTGTGTAGAACTCAATGGCGTCCTGCCCCTGCCCGTGTAGATCGCCAAAGAAAGATTCCTTTTGCCCGCCAAAGGGGAAGGATGCTGTCGCTGCTGCCACCCCGATATTCACACCGATGTTTCCGGCGCGGACGCGGTATTTGAACTCGCGGGCATATTTCCCACTGGCGGTGAAGATGCTGGCGGCGTTCCCATAGCGGCTTTGGTTGATGATCGTCACCGCACTCTCGAAATCTGGGACATGCATCACCAAGAGGACGGGTCCGAAGATTTCATCGCGGGCAACGGTCATTTCGGAAGTCACTCTATCAAGGATGGTCGGTCCGACAAATGAGCCGTTCTCGTAACCCTCCACCTTTTTCCCACGCCCATCCAAAAGGGGCGCTGCCCCTTCGCGGATGCCATCCTCAACCATCTTTTCGATCCGTTCCTTTGCCGCGCCGGAAATGACCGTCCCCATTTGGGTGGTCTCTGCCAAGCCATAGCCGACGCGCAGAGTGCTTGCCCGTTTGAGCAGTTCTGCCTTCAAGGGTTCGTAGGCATCGCCCACCGCGACGACCACCGACCCCGCCAAACAGCGCTGTCCGGCGCAGCCGAACGCTGATCCGATGATGTTGGTGACGCTCGCTTCCATGTTCGCATCGGGCATAATGGCGATGTAATTCTTCGCCCCGCCTTGCGCCTGAACGCGCTTGCCGTGCTTGGCGCACGTCTCGTAGACAATCTTGGCGACGGGTGTTGAGCCGACGAACGAGACACCGATGATGTCGGGGTGTTCCATCACCGCTATAGACGCCTCCTTCCCGCCTTGCACAAGGTTGACAACCCCTTCGGGAAGGTCGAGAGCGTCCAGCACCTCAAAGAGAAGCTGCATACTGATCGGCGTTTGGGGCGAGGGTTTCAAGACGAAGGTATTCCCTGTCGTGATCGCCGTTGGCAAGAACCACAGCGGGACCATCGCCGGAAAATTGAAGGGCGTGATTGCCGCATAGACGCCGAGCGGCTGGCGTTCGGCGGTTTCGTCAATCCCGGTGCTGATGTCCTCTGTTTTATAGCCGCGCATGAGCGCCGGAACGCCCGCCGCGAAATCGATGCTCTCAATGCCCCGCCGCACCTCGCCGCGTGCTTCGTCTTTCGTTTTCCCGTTTTCCTTGACGACCATTGCCGTGAATTCTTCAAAACGCGCCTCGATTGCCGCCTTTAGGCGGAACATGTATTGGGCGCGGCTGAGGACGGGCGTGCTGCGCCATTCCTCAAAGGCGGCAGCAGCAGCCTTCACCGCCTTGTCCACATCGGCACGGGGAGAATCGGGACATTCGGCAAGCAGTTCACAGGTGGCGGGGTTTTGCACAGGCGTGTAATGTGTTGCACTAGAGTCCACCCACCGTCCATTAATGTAGTTTTTCAATTTCGTTGTCATAGGGGATTGCCTTTATCTCGTTACTTTTACGTTCTATCGTGAGGGGCATATACCATACACCCCAACAGACTCCGCCCAAATGGGCTTTATGTTTTGCCTGTGTAATACGAATCGATCTGGCTGAGGGCGGCGTCAAGAATGGCGATGCCCTCGTCAATCTGGGCTTCGCTAATGATCAGCGGCGGGCAGTTGAAGATCATGTTCCAGCGGACAAGCGTACTCAGCCCGTTTGCCTTCAGCGCCGCTGCAACGGTCTTCATTGGGTCGGAGAGCGGCTTGTTATACTCGCTCATCGGCTCACGGCTGTGGCGGTCTTTGACAATCTCCAACACCTGATGAAGCCCCGTCCCCCGAATCTCACCCACACAGGGGTGTTTTTCCGCGAGGTCGGTCAGCTTTTGCCGGAGAACCTTGCCCATCGCGGCAGAGCGGCTGATCAGGTTTTCGCTCTGGTAGACCTCAATATTTGCCACGCCTGCGGCACAGGCAAGGGCATGGGCGCTGTAGGTCAGCCCTGCCCAAAGCGTGTTTTTATCGAAATATTCAGCAATTTTGGCGCTGAGGATCGTCCCACCGAGGGGGATATAGCCGCTGGTAATCCCTTTGGCAAAGACGAGAATATCGGGCGTCACATCGGGGTAATGGTTGATCCCGAACCATTCGCCTGTGCGCCCAAAACCGCTCATCACCTCATCGGCAATAAGCAGAATCCCGTACTTTCGGCAGAGTTCCCCAATCCGCGTCCAGAAGGTGGCGCTTGGCTGCATCACCCCGCTAGAGCCGCTGTAGCCCTCTAAGAGGATCGCCGCGCAGTATTCGGGACCCTCCATCTGGATGATTTCCTCGATCATATCGGCAATGACGAGATCACCTTCCTCTTGGGTTCGCCCCCGATAGGCAGGGCTGCGGTAGCTATACGGATCGGGGAAGCGGACGATCCCAGGGATGCCCGGCTCGTTTGCCAGACGGCGCGGATCACCGCCAGCGGTTGCCGCCCCGAACGTCCCACCGTGATAGGAACGGTAGCGGGTGAGGATTTTTGGGCGTCCGGTGAACAACCGCGCCGCTTTCATAGCATTTTCTATGCCATCTGTGCCGCCATTGCTGAACAAGGTTTTCGTCAGCGTGCCTGGGGTGATCTCTGCCAAAAGCGCACCGAGGCGGGCGCGGGGTTCGGTTGTCCCAGAGGGTTCAACATAGGTCAGCTTTGCCACTTGTTCTTGAATGGCTTGAATCACATGGGGGTGGCTGTGACCGATGTTCACATTGACCAGTTGGGACGACCAATCAAGGTAGCGCTTGCCGTTCATATCCCAAACATAAACGCCCTCGGCACGTTCATAGGGGATGGGAGTCCACGCCCCCTGTGCCGACCAACTGACGAGGGTGTGAGCTTTGCTCTGTTCAACAATCTCTGCGTAGTTCCACATGAGGTAAAAAATGTCTCCAATCTAAAAAGCGTCCATCTTAGGGTAGTACCTCACCACAGTACTGTTTAGAAGAATCCCAGTGGTTAGTACCGTAATCGTTCTATAGTACAGCAAAATTGGGGAATGGGGGGTACGATTGAGGGAATGACCCTTGAGCGCCTTTAAACAAACCATGACAAACCTTGCTATCAGCCTCTCCAAAATGCCCGCTCGTCTTAGCCTGCGTCGCCTAACGATCCGTTTGTTCTGCGTGGGGGCGGCGGTCTTATTGGCGATCATCGCCTATCGTTCGTACACTGCGCCGCCCGATTCCCCGTTGGTGACGGATTCGACGCTTGGCGAATTGGGGGCATGGGTGGCGGGGCGGGTGGGCGATGCTGCCCCAGAGTACAGCGCTCTGATCATAAAGACGATGCTCCTGATCCAAGCCGGACTTGCAGCACTTGGGGTGGGGATGATTGGGATCGCCCTCCTCCGTTTTGAACGCGGGAATGCTGTGCGCTCGCTCCTCCTTGTGGCGTTGATTCTGGCGGATGTGCTGATCTTTCTCGTTCCCGTGTTAGAAGGGGATTCGACGGCATTCCTCGTCCAGACGGCGATCTTCTTTTTGTTGGTGGGGCTGCTCATTGCGCCGGGGAAGGCGACGAAGGTTTTGGGCTTCATCGTCGTCCTCTCGGCACTGCTCTTGGGGTGGGAGGTGTTCAAAGGCTTTGCCGCTGCGGTGGACTATAAAATCACGCTGCCCCTGCCCGCCTACAGCGTGACCACCTATCCTGACATAGACGCAGCGCTGGACACGCTCCAAAGCGGCGTGATCGATGCCGTGATTGTCGATAAAAAGGTGATCGATCCGCTCGTTCCGGCGGCGGATGCGGCGAACATGGGCGATCTTCCCCACCCAAGCTTGCGCTATCTGACGCGCTTTGAGGGTGAGCCGCGTCAGCTTACCTTGCCTCTGATTCCGCCCTTCCCGAAGCGTTCTGTGGTTATCGTGCGGGGGGACGAGGTGGGACGTTATACCTCTGTTGCCGATTTGGTTGGCTCACCGTTGGGGACGGTGGCGGGCGATTTTGCTGAGGGAAAGTTTCTCTATCTGCCCCGCCAATGGCAGCTTGTGGAGCTAAGCATCGGGAACGACCTGAAACTGCCCCATTTGCAAGTGATTGCCGAGTCGCTGCTGCAACCGGCACGGCGCAACGGACCGGATTTGCTGCTGAGCATTTTGATCGACTCGGCGCGGGTGACGTGGGGCAAGGCGATTG
This genomic interval from Anaerolineales bacterium contains the following:
- a CDS encoding aminotransferase class III-fold pyridoxal phosphate-dependent enzyme, which translates into the protein MWNYAEIVEQSKAHTLVSWSAQGAWTPIPYERAEGVYVWDMNGKRYLDWSSQLVNVNIGHSHPHVIQAIQEQVAKLTYVEPSGTTEPRARLGALLAEITPGTLTKTLFSNGGTDGIENAMKAARLFTGRPKILTRYRSYHGGTFGAATAGGDPRRLANEPGIPGIVRFPDPYSYRSPAYRGRTQEEGDLVIADMIEEIIQMEGPEYCAAILLEGYSGSSGVMQPSATFWTRIGELCRKYGILLIADEVMSGFGRTGEWFGINHYPDVTPDILVFAKGITSGYIPLGGTILSAKIAEYFDKNTLWAGLTYSAHALACAAGVANIEVYQSENLISRSAAMGKVLRQKLTDLAEKHPCVGEIRGTGLHQVLEIVKDRHSREPMSEYNKPLSDPMKTVAAALKANGLSTLVRWNMIFNCPPLIISEAQIDEGIAILDAALSQIDSYYTGKT
- a CDS encoding ABC transporter permease — translated: MSAFKQTMTNLAISLSKMPARLSLRRLTIRLFCVGAAVLLAIIAYRSYTAPPDSPLVTDSTLGELGAWVAGRVGDAAPEYSALIIKTMLLIQAGLAALGVGMIGIALLRFERGNAVRSLLLVALILADVLIFLVPVLEGDSTAFLVQTAIFFLLVGLLIAPGKATKVLGFIVVLSALLLGWEVFKGFAAAVDYKITLPLPAYSVTTYPDIDAALDTLQSGVIDAVIVDKKVIDPLVPAADAANMGDLPHPSLRYLTRFEGEPRQLTLPLIPPFPKRSVVIVRGDEVGRYTSVADLVGSPLGTVAGDFAEGKFLYLPRQWQLVELSIGNDLKLPHLQVIAESLLQPARRNGPDLLLSILIDSARVTWGKAIVGFLLGVALGFLLGSVFAHSRLLERGLLPYVVASQTVPILAIAPMVVIWLKDQFWSVAIIAAYLTFFPVTINTLRGLRSPNPNSLELMHTYAASRWAIFWKLRFPSALPYIFTALKVSATASVVGTIIGELPSGIGDGLGRAILNFNQYYATGPEKLWAAIFIAALLGITFFLIVAAVEAVVLPKTMREG
- a CDS encoding CoA-acylating methylmalonate-semialdehyde dehydrogenase, encoding MTTKLKNYINGRWVDSSATHYTPVQNPATCELLAECPDSPRADVDKAVKAAAAAFEEWRSTPVLSRAQYMFRLKAAIEARFEEFTAMVVKENGKTKDEARGEVRRGIESIDFAAGVPALMRGYKTEDISTGIDETAERQPLGVYAAITPFNFPAMVPLWFLPTAITTGNTFVLKPSPQTPISMQLLFEVLDALDLPEGVVNLVQGGKEASIAVMEHPDIIGVSFVGSTPVAKIVYETCAKHGKRVQAQGGAKNYIAIMPDANMEASVTNIIGSAFGCAGQRCLAGSVVVAVGDAYEPLKAELLKRASTLRVGYGLAETTQMGTVISGAAKERIEKMVEDGIREGAAPLLDGRGKKVEGYENGSFVGPTILDRVTSEMTVARDEIFGPVLLVMHVPDFESAVTIINQSRYGNAASIFTASGKYAREFKYRVRAGNIGVNIGVAAATASFPFGGQKESFFGDLHGQGQDAIEFYTDRKILIERWL